From one Geoalkalibacter halelectricus genomic stretch:
- a CDS encoding efflux RND transporter periplasmic adaptor subunit, with product MPAFFALLVILLFAVNLHAQPRSGGGPPAALVVTAPVEESRPRVPLTFVGLSEARFSSAVASEVEGLVEALPARRGRHVERGAVLAQLRTHRLELQIEEARAALGEVEARITKAQTDVRRARELFEQAIVSEEEFQTRQTELDALEQSARNRRAALRSLDDRLARMTIRAPFAGRIAAEMTEVGQWLREGDQVVWLDDLSVVHVMIPVPEQQLARIAPGNQARIRFDALPGRDFSGRVTAVIPRADAAARTFPVQIEVDNRQGEILGGMLARVSLDQDLQEATLLVPKDAFVPQPDGQGFVVRVIEGKAEIVPVNILAAVEDFFAVAPREGELAAGDRVVIRGNERLRDGQAVREASAEAGS from the coding sequence ATGCCCGCCTTTTTTGCCCTGCTGGTGATCCTGCTCTTTGCCGTGAACCTTCATGCGCAACCCCGCTCCGGCGGCGGCCCGCCGGCCGCGCTGGTCGTCACTGCCCCCGTCGAGGAGAGTCGCCCGCGCGTTCCCCTCACCTTTGTCGGCCTCAGCGAGGCACGCTTCAGCTCCGCCGTCGCCTCGGAAGTCGAGGGACTTGTCGAGGCGCTGCCGGCGCGCCGCGGTCGGCACGTCGAGCGCGGCGCGGTGCTTGCCCAACTGCGCACCCATCGCCTCGAATTACAGATCGAGGAAGCCCGCGCCGCCCTGGGAGAGGTCGAGGCGCGCATCACCAAGGCCCAGACCGATGTGCGCCGCGCCCGGGAGCTGTTCGAGCAGGCCATCGTCTCCGAGGAAGAATTCCAGACCCGCCAGACCGAACTTGACGCCCTGGAGCAGTCCGCCCGCAATCGGCGCGCCGCGCTGCGCAGCCTGGACGATCGCCTGGCGCGCATGACCATCCGCGCGCCCTTTGCCGGGCGCATCGCCGCGGAAATGACCGAGGTCGGCCAATGGCTGCGCGAGGGCGATCAGGTGGTGTGGCTGGACGATCTCTCCGTGGTGCATGTCATGATCCCGGTTCCCGAGCAGCAGCTCGCCCGCATCGCCCCCGGCAACCAGGCGCGCATCCGGTTCGACGCCCTGCCCGGACGCGACTTCAGCGGCCGGGTCACCGCCGTGATTCCCCGCGCCGATGCCGCGGCACGCACCTTTCCGGTGCAGATCGAAGTCGACAACCGGCAGGGCGAGATTCTCGGCGGCATGCTGGCCCGGGTCAGCCTCGACCAGGACTTGCAGGAAGCGACCCTGCTGGTGCCCAAGGACGCCTTCGTCCCGCAACCCGACGGCCAGGGCTTCGTGGTGCGCGTGATCGAGGGCAAGGCCGAAATCGTGCCGGTGAACATCCTGGCGGCGGTCGAGGACTTTTTTGCCGTGGCGCCCCGCGAGGGTGAACTGGCGGCGGGCGATCGGGTGGTGATTCGCGGCAATGAGCGCCTGCGCGACGGCCAGGCCGTGCGTGAGGCGTCCGCCGAGGCCGGCTCATGA
- the thiC gene encoding phosphomethylpyrimidine synthase ThiC has product MTQLEAARQGIITDLMRQAATAENIDAETLRARIAEGTAIICHNNRRQNGIPLAVGKGLRTKVNANIGTSKDDTSIDKELEKARVAVRAGADAIMDLSTGGPVDEIRAAIIAETGVCIGSVPIYQAAVDTVLRQKKAIVDMTVDDIFKGVIKHLDDGVDFITVHCGVTRATVERMNREGRLMDVVSRGGSFTVEWMAYNNAENPLYEHFDQLLEIVKPYDATLSLGDGFRPGCLADATDRAQIHELIVLGELTQRAQAAGVQVMIEGPGHVPLNQIEANITLQKRLCHGAPFYVLGPLVTDIAPGYDHITCAIGGTLAAAAGADFLCYVTPSEHLRLPTVEDVHEGVMASRIAAHAADIVKGVPGAMDKDIAMARCRKNLDWEGQFRLALDPDKARRLRAESGVDEEHGACTMCGEFCAYQVMSDGSRRRKVAAG; this is encoded by the coding sequence ATGACGCAACTCGAAGCCGCCCGCCAGGGCATCATCACCGATCTCATGCGCCAGGCCGCGACCGCCGAAAACATCGACGCCGAGACGCTGCGCGCGCGCATCGCCGAGGGCACGGCCATCATCTGTCATAACAACCGGCGCCAAAACGGCATCCCCCTGGCCGTGGGCAAGGGCCTGCGCACCAAGGTCAATGCCAACATCGGCACCAGCAAGGACGACACCAGTATCGACAAGGAACTGGAAAAGGCCCGTGTCGCGGTGCGCGCCGGAGCCGACGCCATCATGGACCTGTCCACCGGCGGGCCGGTGGATGAGATTCGCGCCGCCATCATCGCCGAGACCGGCGTGTGCATCGGCAGCGTGCCCATCTACCAGGCCGCCGTCGACACCGTGCTGCGCCAGAAAAAAGCCATCGTCGACATGACCGTCGACGATATTTTCAAGGGCGTCATCAAGCACCTCGACGACGGGGTCGACTTCATCACCGTGCACTGCGGCGTGACCCGCGCCACGGTGGAGCGCATGAACCGCGAGGGGCGACTGATGGACGTGGTGTCGCGCGGCGGCTCCTTCACCGTCGAATGGATGGCCTACAACAACGCCGAAAACCCCCTCTACGAGCACTTCGACCAGCTCCTTGAGATCGTCAAGCCCTACGACGCCACCCTGTCCCTGGGCGACGGCTTCCGGCCCGGCTGCCTGGCCGACGCCACCGACCGTGCGCAGATTCACGAACTTATCGTGCTCGGCGAGCTGACCCAGCGTGCCCAAGCGGCCGGGGTCCAGGTCATGATCGAGGGGCCGGGCCATGTGCCCCTCAACCAGATCGAGGCCAACATCACCCTGCAGAAGCGCCTCTGCCACGGCGCGCCCTTCTACGTGCTCGGCCCCCTGGTGACGGATATCGCGCCGGGCTACGACCACATCACCTGCGCCATCGGCGGCACCCTGGCGGCGGCCGCCGGGGCGGATTTTCTCTGCTACGTCACCCCCAGCGAGCACCTGCGCCTGCCCACCGTCGAGGACGTGCACGAAGGGGTGATGGCGAGCCGCATCGCCGCCCACGCCGCCGACATCGTCAAGGGTGTGCCCGGTGCCATGGACAAGGACATCGCCATGGCGCGCTGCCGGAAGAACCTTGACTGGGAAGGCCAGTTCCGCCTGGCCCTCGACCCGGACAAGGCGCGGCGCCTGCGCGCCGAATCGGGCGTCGACGAGGAACACGGCGCCTGCACCATGTGCGGTGAATTCTGCGCCTACCAGGTGATGAGCGACGGCAGCCGCCGACGCAAGGTCGCCGCCGGCTGA
- a CDS encoding CooT family nickel-binding protein yields MCLDPGCFHLVHGNEERDLQHITSILPGKTGLRLIDAFGKIEEVAGAIEEIDLLNRRIVIAA; encoded by the coding sequence ATGTGTCTTGATCCCGGTTGCTTTCATCTGGTTCACGGTAACGAGGAGCGCGACCTGCAACACATCACGTCGATTCTGCCCGGAAAAACTGGCCTGCGCCTGATCGACGCCTTCGGCAAGATCGAGGAAGTCGCCGGCGCCATCGAGGAGATCGACCTGCTCAATCGTCGCATCGTCATCGCCGCCTGA
- a CDS encoding efflux RND transporter permease subunit: protein MSLISLSVKRQVGVTVGVLLVVLFGLISLFRTPIQLTPEVTRPEITVTTLWPGAAPEEVEKEIVQRQEDELKGVEGVVEMKSQSMDSQGRIVLTFVPGTDMDSALLKVSNSLNQVRNIPLDAERPVISTVNTDDQPIAWFALKPGPGNPNPIYAYKTFAEDHIKARFERVPGVARSNLFGGRERELQVVVDPEKLAAVGLTLTEFIRALDAENVNISAGSFDEGKRRYLVRTLAELTTPEEVGDIALRTASGERVFVRDLAETRFGYERATVSVRQIGEPAIAINVQRESGTNVLEVMEGLREALRELNAGLIPDANLTLNQVYDETEYIDSAISLVMNNLWIGGSLAVVVLLLFLRSVAPTFIVATAIPVSVVGTFIVMVLLGRTINVISLAGLAFAVGMVVDNAIVVLENIYRHRQMGKSPQEAAIDGTREVWGAILSSTLTTIAVFLPIFFIVEETGQLFRDIAIAICAAVALSLIVSVSVIPSAAARLLTDRAVVLRTDTAAKRPGPRELFGLVTLAQRFTDHVARVVYWVSRRVPACVAVMVLFTVGALGTAWLLAPQAEYLPTGNRNLLIALLLPPPGYNIEEFARIAEDLEADIAHLWDPDYDDRGRTPAMGHFFYVASGRQIFMGTRARDPARVRELIPFLQQRLAQTPGMIAIVAQTSLFERGLTGGRTVEVEFSGVDLTRLVEIGSQAFGAIRGEMPGAQVRPVPSLDLGNPEIRVIPDRVRLADLGLSARDLGIIVDALLDGHRASTVNVDGTEIDLTVMGAEAFAGRTQDLPNLLLRAPGGQKVPLGAVAEVRLVAGPEQINRSEGARTIALEVRPPDDIPLEAAIGIIESQIIEPLRADGLLGDDVRVRLAGTADKLQVTFDVLKWNFVLALIITYLLMAALFESFFYPLVIMFSVPLAMAGGFLGLWLVSQLLTYQPLDVLTMLGFIILVGTVVNNAILIVHQSLNFMRDQAMEAREALREAVRTRVRPIFMSVGTSTFGMLPLVLFPGAGSELYRGLGSVVIGGLVVSTLFTLLLVPALFSLLLSLRTLLTGRAAKGVEEG from the coding sequence ATGAGCCTGATCAGCCTCTCCGTTAAACGCCAGGTCGGCGTCACCGTCGGCGTACTGCTGGTGGTTCTCTTTGGCCTGATTTCCCTTTTTCGCACCCCGATTCAGCTCACCCCGGAAGTCACCCGCCCGGAAATCACCGTCACCACCCTCTGGCCGGGCGCCGCCCCGGAGGAGGTGGAAAAGGAAATCGTTCAGCGCCAGGAGGACGAACTCAAGGGCGTTGAAGGCGTGGTGGAGATGAAATCCCAGTCCATGGACAGCCAGGGGCGCATCGTGCTAACCTTCGTGCCCGGCACCGACATGGATTCGGCCCTGCTCAAGGTCAGCAACAGCCTCAACCAGGTGCGCAACATTCCCCTGGATGCCGAACGACCGGTCATCTCCACGGTCAACACCGACGATCAGCCCATCGCCTGGTTCGCCCTCAAGCCCGGCCCCGGCAACCCCAATCCCATCTATGCCTACAAGACGTTTGCCGAGGATCACATCAAGGCGCGCTTCGAGCGCGTGCCCGGCGTGGCCCGCAGCAATCTGTTCGGCGGCCGCGAGCGCGAATTGCAGGTGGTCGTCGATCCGGAAAAGCTCGCCGCCGTGGGCCTTACCCTCACCGAATTCATCCGCGCCCTCGATGCCGAGAACGTCAACATCTCCGCGGGCAGCTTCGACGAAGGCAAACGCCGCTACCTGGTGCGCACCCTGGCCGAACTCACCACCCCCGAGGAGGTCGGCGACATCGCCCTGCGCACCGCCTCGGGCGAGCGGGTCTTCGTGCGTGATCTGGCCGAAACGCGCTTCGGCTACGAGCGGGCGACGGTTTCGGTGCGCCAGATCGGCGAGCCGGCCATCGCCATCAACGTGCAGCGCGAATCGGGCACCAACGTGCTCGAGGTCATGGAAGGGCTGCGCGAAGCCCTGCGCGAACTCAACGCGGGCCTGATTCCCGACGCCAACCTCACCCTCAACCAGGTCTACGACGAAACCGAATACATCGACTCGGCCATCAGCCTGGTCATGAACAATCTCTGGATCGGCGGCAGCCTGGCGGTGGTGGTGCTGCTGCTGTTCCTGCGCAGCGTCGCGCCCACCTTCATCGTCGCCACGGCGATTCCCGTCTCGGTGGTGGGCACCTTCATCGTCATGGTTCTGCTCGGACGCACCATCAACGTCATCTCCCTGGCGGGCCTGGCCTTTGCCGTGGGCATGGTGGTGGACAACGCCATCGTCGTGCTCGAAAACATCTACCGCCACCGCCAGATGGGAAAATCACCCCAGGAGGCGGCCATTGACGGCACCCGCGAGGTCTGGGGGGCGATTCTGTCCTCGACCCTGACCACCATCGCCGTGTTTCTGCCGATTTTTTTCATCGTCGAGGAAACCGGGCAGCTGTTTCGCGATATCGCCATCGCCATTTGCGCCGCCGTCGCTTTGTCGCTGATCGTCTCCGTTTCGGTGATCCCCTCGGCCGCGGCGCGCCTGCTCACCGACCGGGCCGTGGTCCTGCGCACCGACACGGCCGCCAAGCGCCCCGGCCCGCGTGAACTCTTCGGCCTGGTGACCCTGGCGCAGCGCTTTACCGATCACGTGGCGCGCGTCGTTTACTGGGTCAGCCGCCGCGTTCCGGCGTGTGTGGCCGTGATGGTGCTGTTCACCGTCGGCGCCCTGGGCACGGCCTGGCTGCTCGCCCCCCAGGCCGAATATCTGCCCACCGGCAACCGCAACCTGCTCATCGCGTTACTGCTGCCGCCGCCGGGCTACAACATCGAGGAATTCGCCCGCATCGCCGAGGATCTTGAGGCCGACATCGCGCATTTGTGGGATCCGGATTATGATGATCGCGGCCGCACCCCGGCCATGGGCCATTTTTTCTACGTCGCCTCGGGCCGCCAGATCTTCATGGGCACCCGGGCCCGCGACCCGGCACGGGTACGCGAGCTGATTCCCTTTTTGCAGCAGCGCCTTGCGCAGACGCCGGGCATGATCGCCATCGTCGCCCAAACCTCGCTGTTCGAGCGCGGCCTCACCGGGGGCCGCACCGTGGAGGTGGAATTCAGCGGGGTCGATCTCACCCGCCTGGTCGAAATCGGCAGCCAGGCCTTCGGCGCCATTCGCGGCGAAATGCCCGGCGCTCAGGTGCGTCCGGTGCCCAGCCTGGATCTGGGCAACCCCGAAATCCGCGTGATTCCCGACCGGGTGCGCCTCGCCGATCTCGGCCTGAGCGCGCGCGATCTCGGCATCATCGTCGACGCCCTGCTTGACGGCCACCGGGCGAGCACGGTCAATGTCGACGGCACCGAAATCGATCTCACCGTGATGGGCGCCGAAGCCTTCGCCGGCCGCACCCAGGATCTGCCCAATCTGCTGCTGCGCGCGCCCGGCGGTCAGAAAGTGCCCCTCGGCGCGGTGGCCGAGGTGCGGCTGGTGGCCGGCCCGGAGCAGATCAATCGCTCCGAGGGCGCGCGCACCATCGCCCTGGAAGTGCGCCCCCCCGATGACATCCCTCTTGAAGCCGCCATCGGCATCATCGAGTCTCAAATCATCGAGCCCTTGCGCGCCGACGGCCTGCTAGGCGACGACGTGCGCGTGCGCCTGGCCGGCACCGCCGATAAGCTGCAGGTGACCTTCGATGTGCTCAAATGGAATTTCGTTCTGGCCCTGATCATCACCTACCTGCTCATGGCCGCGCTCTTCGAGAGTTTTTTCTACCCCCTGGTCATCATGTTCTCCGTACCCCTGGCCATGGCCGGCGGTTTTCTCGGCCTGTGGCTGGTCAGCCAATTGCTCACCTACCAGCCCCTCGACGTGCTGACCATGCTCGGCTTCATTATCCTGGTGGGCACGGTGGTCAACAACGCCATCCTCATCGTCCACCAGTCCCTCAACTTCATGCGCGACCAGGCCATGGAAGCGCGCGAAGCCCTGCGCGAGGCGGTACGCACCCGGGTACGCCCCATCTTCATGTCGGTGGGCACCTCGACCTTCGGCATGCTGCCCCTGGTGCTGTTTCCCGGCGCCGGCAGCGAACTCTATCGCGGCCTCGGCAGCGTGGTCATCGGCGGGCTGGTGGTCTCGACCCTGTTCACCCTGCTGCTGGTGCCCGCCCTGTTCAGTCTGCTGCTCAGCCTGCGCACCCTGTTGACGGGCCGCGCCGCCAAGGGGGTGGAGGAAGGCTGA
- a CDS encoding ChaN family lipoprotein produces the protein MRFFSWFLLLAPVALMSACAPTLIVPIGDPQRPYEPSRPPQVGDVLHNPTGFFVDEQAMLAAAADARIVYVGETHDNPAAHRVQLRVIEAVAERHPGRVAIGMEMFVPAQQEALDRWVAGELSEREFLRESRWNEVWRMDFAYYRDILLLARDRGIPVIGLNAERDLVRQVSRQGLDELPADVAAALPEMDLDDPYQRALTTAIFAGHDAGRGDLESFVRVQTLWDETMAENIARYLGDPANAEQRMVVLAGGNHVRYGFGIPRRVYRRLPASYLIIGSKEIEVPDDKQDRLMDVELPQFPMRPYDFTVFTAYEDLPAPPVRLGVLLESAPTGVGVAGVMPDSPAAHAGIEKGDVLLEMDGTELRESFDVIYLVRQKQPGDTAQLRIVRDGTEMDIQVHFPVPDENEQPMTKDK, from the coding sequence ATGCGTTTTTTTTCCTGGTTTCTGCTTCTTGCGCCGGTGGCGCTCATGAGCGCCTGCGCGCCTACTCTCATCGTCCCCATCGGCGATCCGCAGCGGCCCTACGAACCGTCGCGCCCGCCGCAAGTCGGCGATGTTCTGCATAATCCCACAGGCTTTTTCGTCGATGAACAGGCCATGCTCGCCGCCGCCGCCGACGCGCGCATCGTCTACGTCGGCGAAACCCACGACAACCCGGCCGCGCATCGCGTGCAACTGCGGGTCATTGAAGCCGTGGCCGAGCGCCATCCGGGCCGGGTGGCCATCGGCATGGAGATGTTCGTACCGGCGCAGCAGGAGGCGCTGGACCGCTGGGTGGCGGGGGAACTGTCGGAGAGGGAATTTCTTCGGGAATCCCGCTGGAATGAGGTCTGGCGCATGGATTTCGCCTATTATCGCGACATCCTGCTGCTGGCGCGCGACCGGGGCATCCCGGTGATTGGCCTCAACGCCGAGCGCGATCTGGTGCGCCAGGTGAGCCGTCAGGGCCTTGACGAGCTGCCCGCGGACGTGGCGGCCGCGCTGCCGGAGATGGACCTAGACGATCCCTATCAGCGCGCCCTGACCACGGCCATTTTTGCCGGCCACGATGCCGGGCGCGGCGACCTCGAGAGCTTTGTGCGCGTGCAGACCCTGTGGGATGAAACCATGGCCGAGAACATCGCGCGCTACCTGGGCGATCCGGCCAATGCCGAGCAGCGCATGGTGGTGCTGGCGGGCGGCAACCATGTGCGCTACGGTTTCGGGATCCCGCGGCGGGTGTATCGCCGCCTGCCGGCCTCGTATCTGATCATCGGCAGCAAGGAAATAGAGGTTCCTGACGACAAGCAGGATCGCCTCATGGACGTGGAGCTGCCGCAATTTCCCATGCGACCCTACGATTTCACGGTATTCACCGCCTATGAAGATCTGCCCGCCCCGCCGGTCAGACTAGGAGTTCTGCTCGAAAGCGCCCCGACCGGCGTCGGCGTGGCCGGCGTCATGCCCGACTCACCGGCGGCTCATGCGGGTATTGAAAAAGGAGATGTGCTGCTGGAGATGGATGGGACAGAACTGCGGGAAAGCTTCGACGTCATCTACCTCGTCCGCCAAAAACAACCCGGCGACACGGCCCAACTGCGCATTGTACGCGACGGAACGGAGATGGACATACAGGTTCACTTCCCCGTCCCGGACGAAAATGAACAACCAATGACCAAGGACAAATGA
- the thiD gene encoding bifunctional hydroxymethylpyrimidine kinase/phosphomethylpyrimidine kinase produces the protein MLRGLYLISDAADLEAQTLIAEALRGGARILQYRDKRRAPHERLEVARRLRDLCREAKALFIVNDSPELARDCNADGVHLGQGDAEVGKARRLLGPDKLIGVSTRTVEQALKAQSQGADYIGLGSMYPTASKDDAVVVGVETLRRVRKAVEIPIVAIGGIDRERTAELIAAGADAVAVISAIAAAAEPALAAREIAVQFNARDPFPRGRVLTAAGSDSGGGAGIQADLKTITLLGAYGTSAITALTAQNTLGVRAIHPAPANFVAEQLAAILEDIGTDTLKTGMLFNADIVAVVSRAIHRYNPLAVVDPVMVAKGGAALLEQDAVDAVRELLLPETYLLTPNLPEAEVLCGSPVRNLDEMEAAARKLRAMGARNVLIKGGHLAGDAVDLLLEGERLHRLSAARVDTRNTHGTGCTFSAAIATFLAQGRPLVQAVGAAKDFISTAIATARPLGAGHGPVNHWQAAQTMRED, from the coding sequence ATGCTGCGCGGACTCTACCTGATCAGCGACGCCGCCGACCTCGAGGCGCAAACCCTCATCGCCGAGGCCCTGCGCGGTGGCGCGCGCATTCTACAATACCGCGACAAGCGGCGCGCGCCGCACGAGCGCCTGGAGGTCGCGCGACGGCTGCGCGATCTGTGCCGCGAAGCCAAGGCGCTGTTCATCGTCAACGATTCGCCTGAATTGGCTCGCGACTGCAACGCCGACGGCGTGCATCTGGGCCAGGGCGACGCCGAGGTCGGCAAAGCCCGCCGCCTGCTGGGCCCCGACAAACTCATCGGCGTTTCGACGCGCACCGTCGAGCAGGCCCTCAAGGCCCAAAGCCAGGGGGCCGATTACATCGGCCTGGGCAGCATGTACCCCACCGCCAGCAAGGACGACGCGGTGGTGGTCGGGGTGGAGACCCTGCGCCGGGTGCGCAAGGCCGTTGAAATTCCCATCGTCGCCATCGGCGGCATCGACCGCGAGCGAACCGCGGAACTGATCGCCGCCGGCGCCGACGCCGTCGCCGTCATCTCCGCCATCGCCGCGGCCGCCGAGCCGGCCCTGGCGGCCCGGGAGATCGCCGTGCAGTTCAACGCACGCGACCCCTTTCCGCGCGGCCGGGTGCTGACCGCCGCGGGCTCGGACTCCGGCGGCGGCGCCGGCATTCAGGCCGACCTCAAGACCATCACCTTGCTGGGTGCCTACGGTACCAGCGCCATCACCGCCCTGACCGCGCAAAACACCCTGGGCGTGCGCGCCATTCATCCGGCTCCGGCGAATTTCGTCGCGGAGCAGTTGGCGGCCATTCTCGAGGATATCGGCACCGACACCCTGAAAACCGGCATGTTGTTCAACGCCGACATCGTTGCCGTGGTCAGCCGCGCCATTCACCGCTACAACCCTCTGGCCGTGGTCGACCCGGTGATGGTCGCCAAGGGCGGCGCCGCGCTGTTGGAGCAGGACGCGGTCGACGCGGTGCGCGAACTGCTTTTACCCGAAACCTACCTGCTGACGCCCAATCTCCCCGAAGCCGAAGTCCTGTGCGGCAGCCCCGTGCGCAACCTCGACGAGATGGAGGCCGCGGCGCGCAAGCTTCGGGCCATGGGAGCACGCAATGTTTTGATCAAGGGCGGCCATTTGGCCGGTGACGCCGTGGACCTGCTGCTCGAAGGCGAACGCCTGCACCGCTTGAGCGCAGCGCGCGTCGACACTCGCAACACCCACGGCACCGGCTGCACCTTCTCCGCGGCCATCGCCACGTTTCTCGCCCAGGGGCGCCCCCTGGTGCAAGCCGTCGGCGCCGCCAAGGATTTCATCAGCACCGCCATCGCCACGGCCCGTCCCTTGGGCGCCGGGCACGGTCCGGTCAATCACTGGCAAGCGGCCCAGACGATGCGCGAGGATTAA
- a CDS encoding ASKHA domain-containing protein, translating to MTNNDFSLALDLGTTTLVGRLLGGDGAVLAEGRCANPQGVVAADIVRRLEAARYGRAAELQGLLAEGIGALTDGLLQQAGVPRERLGAVALAANPGIAHLLAAESVEGLLFPPHRPVFRGGAYYPASRFALDLACPVYLFPLVSGYVGGDLVAFLFGQDQPGVATLYVDIGTNAELALYAEGRWLVSSVAAGPAFEGGEIACGMQRGPGAVEDVSIAADRLVLKTLGEGPPRGICGSGLAAAVAAGLEGGLIDAAGTLRLPGEVATNLARYLGERQGQRVLRLYRDARTELYLAQDDIRAFQLAKGAVHAGVACLLRRAELPAEALRQVVVTGAFGSALGLETLKKVAMLPESVLEKVRFEGDGALRGVVRFLSTPGAAARVARLAASLRSYPLSGTPAFEKAFIAALNF from the coding sequence ATGACAAATAACGATTTTTCTCTAGCCCTTGATCTCGGCACCACCACTTTGGTCGGGCGGTTGCTTGGTGGGGACGGTGCGGTGCTGGCCGAGGGGCGTTGCGCGAATCCGCAGGGCGTTGTGGCCGCCGATATCGTTCGGCGCCTGGAGGCGGCGCGCTACGGGCGCGCGGCCGAGTTGCAGGGGCTGTTGGCCGAGGGGATCGGCGCCTTGACCGATGGGCTGCTGCAGCAGGCGGGCGTCCCTCGGGAGCGGCTCGGCGCGGTCGCCCTGGCCGCCAATCCCGGCATCGCCCATCTGCTGGCCGCCGAATCCGTCGAGGGCCTGCTTTTTCCTCCCCATCGTCCCGTATTTCGCGGCGGCGCCTATTATCCCGCATCGCGCTTTGCTCTTGATCTGGCCTGCCCCGTTTATCTTTTTCCCCTGGTATCGGGCTATGTGGGCGGCGATCTGGTGGCGTTTCTGTTCGGCCAGGATCAGCCCGGGGTTGCGACCCTGTACGTGGATATCGGCACCAACGCCGAACTGGCGCTATACGCCGAGGGCCGTTGGCTGGTCAGTTCGGTGGCGGCGGGACCGGCTTTCGAAGGCGGCGAGATCGCCTGCGGCATGCAGCGCGGCCCGGGGGCGGTGGAAGACGTGAGCATCGCAGCCGATCGCCTGGTGCTCAAGACCCTCGGCGAGGGCCCGCCGCGCGGCATCTGCGGCAGCGGCCTGGCGGCGGCGGTGGCGGCGGGGCTTGAAGGCGGGCTCATCGACGCCGCCGGAACCCTGCGCCTGCCCGGAGAGGTGGCGACCAATCTGGCGCGCTACCTGGGCGAACGGCAGGGGCAGCGCGTTCTGCGCCTCTATCGCGACGCTCGGACCGAGCTCTACCTCGCCCAGGACGACATCCGCGCCTTTCAGTTGGCCAAGGGCGCGGTGCATGCCGGAGTGGCCTGCCTGCTGCGGCGTGCCGAGCTACCCGCCGAGGCCCTGCGGCAGGTCGTTGTCACCGGGGCGTTCGGCTCCGCTCTGGGGTTAGAAACCCTGAAAAAAGTTGCCATGCTGCCGGAATCCGTGCTAGAAAAAGTCCGATTTGAAGGCGATGGTGCTCTGCGTGGCGTCGTTCGTTTTCTTTCCACGCCCGGAGCCGCGGCGCGGGTTGCCCGGTTGGCGGCCAGCCTGCGTTCCTACCCGCTGTCGGGAACCCCGGCCTTCGAGAAGGCCTTTATCGCAGCGCTCAACTTCTGA
- the alr gene encoding alanine racemase, giving the protein MPVARPTHVDIDLGALRHNFRLVRHQAGAERQVLAVVKADAYGHGARDVARALAKEGVDLFGVALLEEAKELRAAGIRAPILILGGIYPGQEAGFFAPDLIPCIFDLASARRLDAAARAAGRVIGCHIKIDTGMGRVGFFNGELDDLLPELSKLTHLRVDGIMSHLAVADEPEHPFTAEQIARFRQAVAKVRAFGHRPRYLHIANSAGLFAHDLPECNLVRPGIVLYGALPSNHFAGRLDLRPVMHWRTSIALLKTLPSGSGISYGHRFVTARPTLVATLPVGYADGYNRRLTNRGEVLVRGRRVPVAGTVCMDWTMIDVTEVPGVQVGDEVTLLGEADGQWIRAEEWAEKIGTIPYEVFCQVSKRVPRVIKG; this is encoded by the coding sequence ATGCCCGTTGCGCGTCCCACCCATGTCGACATCGATCTCGGCGCCTTGCGTCACAATTTCCGTCTGGTGCGCCATCAGGCCGGCGCCGAGCGCCAGGTGCTGGCCGTGGTCAAAGCCGATGCCTACGGCCATGGCGCGCGGGACGTGGCCCGTGCCCTGGCGAAGGAGGGCGTCGACCTGTTCGGGGTGGCGCTGCTGGAAGAGGCCAAGGAGCTGCGAGCAGCCGGAATCCGCGCGCCCATTTTGATCCTCGGCGGCATCTATCCGGGCCAGGAGGCGGGGTTCTTCGCGCCCGACCTGATTCCGTGCATTTTCGATCTGGCCTCGGCGCGACGCCTGGACGCCGCCGCCCGCGCCGCGGGGCGCGTTATCGGTTGCCACATCAAGATCGATACGGGCATGGGTCGGGTCGGGTTTTTCAACGGCGAACTCGATGACCTGCTGCCCGAATTGAGCAAGCTCACCCATCTGCGCGTCGACGGCATCATGTCGCATCTCGCCGTCGCCGATGAGCCCGAGCATCCCTTTACCGCCGAGCAGATCGCGCGCTTTCGTCAGGCGGTGGCCAAGGTTCGAGCCTTTGGCCACCGGCCGCGCTATCTGCATATCGCCAACAGTGCCGGGCTGTTCGCCCACGACCTTCCCGAGTGCAACCTGGTACGGCCCGGCATCGTGCTCTACGGCGCGCTGCCTTCGAATCATTTCGCCGGACGCCTCGATCTGCGTCCCGTGATGCACTGGCGCACCAGCATCGCCCTGCTCAAGACCCTGCCCTCCGGCAGCGGCATCAGCTACGGACATCGCTTCGTCACCGCGCGCCCGACCCTGGTCGCGACCCTGCCGGTGGGCTACGCCGACGGCTACAACCGCCGCCTGACCAATCGCGGCGAGGTTCTGGTGCGCGGCCGGCGCGTCCCCGTGGCCGGCACCGTGTGCATGGACTGGACCATGATCGACGTCACCGAGGTGCCCGGCGTGCAGGTCGGCGACGAAGTGACCCTGCTGGGAGAAGCCGACGGCCAATGGATCCGCGCCGAGGAGTGGGCGGAAAAAATCGGCACCATTCCCTACGAGGTGTTTTGCCAGGTGAGCAAGAGGGTGCCGAGAGTTATCAAAGGCTGA